From Epinephelus lanceolatus isolate andai-2023 chromosome 2, ASM4190304v1, whole genome shotgun sequence, one genomic window encodes:
- the vegfd gene encoding vascular endothelial growth factor D isoform X1, whose translation MMKIKRTLCRFSCLVTLLVELSWINVGHSMHTEGGSRQEAKQWERKVRSASSLDELLRLADFPDWKLWKCRLRLQQPETLSSPPSVGSHRSTRYAAESYSLEILKAIDEEWQRTQCMPRETCVDVAKELGTDPSMFFKPPCVSVHRCSGCCNQEGVTCRNTTTVYVNKTVLSVIPFKFVPEPVLIKVANHTECQCMEPAIIRRNAELQGSSGCSPMGQRSEAEDSRRLCASGLIWDCSSDRCIPYPSSTEELPLSSWMPDCEIDVERCDCLPRPVPTLQPRLIHRCHLNSSICAQRNQRFHQASCRCK comes from the exons ATGATGAAGATTAAACGGACTCTGTGTAGATTCTCCTGTTTGGTGACTCTGTTGGTGGAGCTGAGCTGGATAAACGTGGGCCACAGCATGCACACAGAGGGAGGAAGTAGG CAGGAAGCGAAGCAGTGGGAAAGGAAGGTGCGGTCAGCCTCCAGCCTGGATGAACTGCTGAGGCTCGCAGACTTTCCAGACTGGAAGTTGTGGAAGTGTCGTCTGAGACTGCAGCAGCCAGAGACCCTCTCTTCTCCACCTTCAGTGGGCTCACACCGCTCGACACGCTACGCTGCCGAATCTTACAGCCTGGAGATACTCAAAG CCATAGATGAAGAGTGGCAGCGGACTCAGTGCATGCCGAGGGAAACGTGTGTCGACGTGGCCAAGGAGCTTGGCACCGACCCCTCAATGTTCTTCAAGCCACCTTGTGTGTCCGTCCACAG GTGCAGTGGCTGCTGCAACCAAGAAGGAGTCACCTGCAGAAACACAACGACTGTATATGTGAATAAAACT GTCCTGAGTGTGATTCCCTTCAAGTTTGTACCAGAGCCCGTGCTAATAAAAGTAGCTAATCATACAGAGTGCCAGTGCATGGAGCCTGCCATAATACGACGTAATGCTGAACTTCAGGGGAGCAGTGG CTGCTCTCCGATGGGCCAGCGGTCAGAGGCAGAGGACTCCAGGAGACTTTGTGCCAGTGGGCTGATTTGGGATTGTTCATCTGACAGATGCATACCTTACCCTTCCAGCACAGAAG AGTTACCACTCAGTTCATGGATGCCTGACTGTGAGATAGACGTCGAGCGCTGTGACTGTCTTCCCAGACCTGTGCCAACTCTGCAGCCGAGACTGATCCATCGCTGTCATCTCAACTCTTCCATCTGCGCCCAGAGAAATCAACGTTTTCATCAGGCCTCCTGCAG ATGCAAATGA
- the vegfd gene encoding vascular endothelial growth factor D isoform X2: MMKIKRTLCRFSCLVTLLVELSWINVGHSMHTEGGSREAKQWERKVRSASSLDELLRLADFPDWKLWKCRLRLQQPETLSSPPSVGSHRSTRYAAESYSLEILKAIDEEWQRTQCMPRETCVDVAKELGTDPSMFFKPPCVSVHRCSGCCNQEGVTCRNTTTVYVNKTVLSVIPFKFVPEPVLIKVANHTECQCMEPAIIRRNAELQGSSGCSPMGQRSEAEDSRRLCASGLIWDCSSDRCIPYPSSTEELPLSSWMPDCEIDVERCDCLPRPVPTLQPRLIHRCHLNSSICAQRNQRFHQASCRCK, from the exons ATGATGAAGATTAAACGGACTCTGTGTAGATTCTCCTGTTTGGTGACTCTGTTGGTGGAGCTGAGCTGGATAAACGTGGGCCACAGCATGCACACAGAGGGAGGAAGTAGG GAAGCGAAGCAGTGGGAAAGGAAGGTGCGGTCAGCCTCCAGCCTGGATGAACTGCTGAGGCTCGCAGACTTTCCAGACTGGAAGTTGTGGAAGTGTCGTCTGAGACTGCAGCAGCCAGAGACCCTCTCTTCTCCACCTTCAGTGGGCTCACACCGCTCGACACGCTACGCTGCCGAATCTTACAGCCTGGAGATACTCAAAG CCATAGATGAAGAGTGGCAGCGGACTCAGTGCATGCCGAGGGAAACGTGTGTCGACGTGGCCAAGGAGCTTGGCACCGACCCCTCAATGTTCTTCAAGCCACCTTGTGTGTCCGTCCACAG GTGCAGTGGCTGCTGCAACCAAGAAGGAGTCACCTGCAGAAACACAACGACTGTATATGTGAATAAAACT GTCCTGAGTGTGATTCCCTTCAAGTTTGTACCAGAGCCCGTGCTAATAAAAGTAGCTAATCATACAGAGTGCCAGTGCATGGAGCCTGCCATAATACGACGTAATGCTGAACTTCAGGGGAGCAGTGG CTGCTCTCCGATGGGCCAGCGGTCAGAGGCAGAGGACTCCAGGAGACTTTGTGCCAGTGGGCTGATTTGGGATTGTTCATCTGACAGATGCATACCTTACCCTTCCAGCACAGAAG AGTTACCACTCAGTTCATGGATGCCTGACTGTGAGATAGACGTCGAGCGCTGTGACTGTCTTCCCAGACCTGTGCCAACTCTGCAGCCGAGACTGATCCATCGCTGTCATCTCAACTCTTCCATCTGCGCCCAGAGAAATCAACGTTTTCATCAGGCCTCCTGCAG ATGCAAATGA